In Duganella zoogloeoides, a single genomic region encodes these proteins:
- a CDS encoding sensor histidine kinase: protein MLSLRQRLIAVHLLAILAAVGATAGAGWWVLSQSVNRQLDTALLALAEAEAAMLTDGGAAVIRVHEAPQGSAPPSLTRLDRLVQIIDKQGWILARSSNLGTEDLPASSQLLEQLAAGRTVFETLPDTSEEPLRMVSVPARVKGQLYAVQVAGSLDDANSTLRSAALLFAAMAVALMAALGWAGARLSRKLFVAIENIVEQAGRIEDNHLDRRLPHPGGDDEIGHLVTTLNAMLERIEGAFETQRRFTADASHELRSPLSRLRAEIEITLRRPRESGDYVAALRSCLEEVERLTTLVEELLMLARIDAGQERGPGQPVALTALVRDTIARMEAPAREHGIALSYAGAVADHMQVDQAALGLVLRNLLENALKFSPPGGRIEIGLERQEGAVLLTVADQGPGIAAAELPYVFERFFRGTGARASEVGGVGLGLALSQSIMRAGGGAITAANRPGGGALFTVQLQETT from the coding sequence ATGCTTAGCCTGCGCCAGCGCCTGATCGCGGTGCACCTGCTGGCGATCCTGGCCGCCGTGGGCGCCACGGCGGGCGCCGGCTGGTGGGTGCTGTCGCAATCGGTCAACCGCCAGCTCGACACTGCGCTGCTGGCACTGGCCGAAGCCGAGGCGGCGATGCTCACCGACGGCGGCGCCGCCGTCATCCGCGTACACGAAGCGCCGCAAGGCAGCGCCCCGCCCTCGCTCACGCGGCTCGACCGGCTGGTGCAGATCATCGACAAGCAGGGCTGGATACTGGCGCGCAGCAGCAACCTGGGCACCGAGGATTTGCCGGCGTCGTCCCAGCTGCTCGAGCAACTGGCGGCCGGACGCACCGTGTTCGAGACCCTGCCCGACACCAGCGAGGAGCCGCTGCGCATGGTATCCGTGCCCGCACGCGTCAAAGGCCAGCTGTACGCGGTACAGGTGGCCGGCTCGCTCGACGACGCCAACAGCACGCTGCGCTCGGCCGCGCTGCTGTTTGCCGCCATGGCGGTGGCGCTGATGGCGGCGCTGGGCTGGGCCGGCGCGCGGCTGTCGCGCAAGCTGTTCGTCGCGATCGAGAATATCGTCGAACAGGCCGGCCGCATCGAAGACAACCACCTGGACCGGCGCCTGCCGCACCCGGGCGGCGACGATGAAATCGGCCACCTGGTCACCACGCTCAATGCCATGCTGGAGCGGATCGAAGGTGCGTTCGAGACCCAGCGCCGCTTCACCGCCGACGCCTCGCACGAACTGCGCTCGCCGCTGTCGCGCCTGCGCGCGGAAATCGAAATCACGCTGCGCCGCCCGCGCGAGAGCGGCGATTACGTGGCCGCGCTGCGTTCGTGCCTGGAAGAAGTCGAGCGCCTGACCACGCTGGTGGAGGAACTGCTGATGCTGGCGCGGATCGACGCCGGCCAGGAGCGCGGTCCCGGCCAGCCGGTGGCGTTGACGGCACTGGTGCGCGACACCATCGCCCGCATGGAAGCGCCGGCGCGCGAGCATGGCATCGCCCTGTCGTACGCGGGCGCCGTGGCCGACCACATGCAGGTGGACCAGGCTGCGCTGGGGCTGGTGCTGCGCAACCTGCTGGAAAACGCGCTGAAGTTTTCGCCGCCGGGGGGGCGCATCGAGATCGGCCTGGAACGTCAAGAAGGCGCCGTGCTGTTGACGGTGGCCGACCAGGGCCCGGGCATTGCCGCCGCCGAACTGCCATACGTGTTCGAACGCTTTTTCCGCGGCACCGGCGCGCGCGCCAGCGAAGTGGGCGGCGTGGGCCTGGGCCTGGCGCTGTCGCAATCGATCATGCGCGCCGGCGGCGGCGCCATCACGGCCGCCAACCGCCCCGGCGGCGGCGCGCTGTTTACCGTACAACTACAAGAGACAACATGA
- a CDS encoding efflux RND transporter periplasmic adaptor subunit, giving the protein MKNTKHTSVDRRWSRFIPGPFLLAGLVAVGLIAWGAHGMHAMQTANAAAPATPAPELVREADAIVVPAASPLRRTLVVAPVQSQSLAAPFVLPATVEADPARLVKITTPMAGRVVRLEKQLGDAVTAGDILFVIDAPDLAQAGADAARAQAALTLAASSLQRQQALDHEQLTARGDLEQAQSDYAQAASEAARAAARLRQSGVPHGGDVKGGTLAVRAPIAGRVVELSAARGMYWNDATAPLMTVADLSHVFVAINAQEKDLAQVYVGQAAHIRLDAYPEPLQGAVRYVGEMLDPDTRTVKLRVPFENRDGRLKPGMFATATLSARTRPAILVPLTAVVQGGFASRVFVETAPWRFTAREVTLGTQVGDNVEVLSGLAAGARIVVKDGVLLDD; this is encoded by the coding sequence ATGAAAAATACCAAACACACCTCCGTGGACCGCCGCTGGTCCCGTTTCATCCCGGGCCCGTTCCTGCTGGCCGGGCTGGTTGCCGTGGGCCTGATCGCCTGGGGCGCGCATGGCATGCACGCGATGCAGACCGCCAATGCCGCCGCGCCGGCAACCCCTGCGCCCGAACTGGTGCGCGAAGCCGACGCCATCGTCGTGCCGGCGGCCTCGCCGCTGCGCCGCACGCTGGTCGTGGCGCCAGTTCAGTCGCAAAGCCTGGCCGCGCCGTTCGTGTTGCCGGCAACGGTGGAAGCCGATCCCGCGCGCCTGGTGAAAATCACCACGCCGATGGCGGGGCGCGTGGTACGCCTGGAGAAGCAACTGGGCGACGCGGTAACAGCTGGCGACATCCTGTTCGTGATCGACGCCCCCGACCTGGCCCAGGCCGGCGCCGATGCCGCGCGCGCCCAGGCGGCACTGACGCTGGCAGCGAGCAGCCTGCAACGCCAGCAGGCGCTCGACCACGAGCAACTGACTGCACGGGGCGACCTGGAACAGGCGCAGAGCGACTACGCGCAGGCGGCCAGCGAGGCTGCGCGCGCCGCCGCCAGGCTGCGCCAGAGCGGCGTTCCGCATGGCGGCGACGTGAAAGGCGGCACACTGGCGGTGCGCGCCCCGATCGCCGGCCGCGTGGTGGAACTGTCCGCCGCGCGCGGCATGTACTGGAACGACGCCACCGCGCCGTTGATGACGGTCGCCGACCTGTCTCACGTCTTCGTGGCCATCAATGCCCAGGAAAAGGACCTGGCCCAGGTGTACGTCGGCCAGGCGGCTCATATCCGCCTCGATGCCTATCCCGAACCGTTGCAGGGCGCCGTGCGCTACGTGGGCGAGATGCTCGATCCCGATACCCGCACCGTCAAGCTGCGGGTGCCGTTCGAGAATCGCGACGGCAGGTTAAAACCCGGCATGTTCGCCACGGCGACCCTGAGTGCGCGCACCCGCCCGGCCATCCTGGTGCCGTTGACTGCCGTGGTGCAGGGCGGCTTTGCCAGCCGGGTGTTCGTGGAAACGGCGCCGTGGCGTTTCACGGCGCGCGAGGTGACGCTGGGCACGCAGGTGGGCGACAACGTTGAAGTGCTGTCCGGCCTGGCTGCCGGCGCGCGCATCGTGGTCAAGGATGGAGTGCTGCTCGATGATTGA
- a CDS encoding amidase: MTPSHRSPDAVTLLEQLRAGALTAEQLVGQHLHTLAHEQPRLNAATGIFHDAALAEARRLDCEGDRSLPLFGLPCSVKETFGLAGQQVTAGSQRMAPEHHAQDAEIVRRLKAAGAVVIARSNVPELAMTAESTNPRYGRTNNPLAPDRVAGGSSGGEGALVGSGSSVFGVGSDILGSIRIPAAFCGVVGFKPHSAAVDDTGTWPTVTGNTRTWLGLGPLTRSVRDARLVYNVIARRPLGAGRKAGGDSGGRLVVPGGFPMTIQDACIGQALAAARSALVGSGYREQAQDFSQVRHLFLQIPKVILDDFYDTWIRLLSTPGAAPFSPWRELAAQLLRRPTIDDGLLTWMLIAPLMKPRRQSTVARIAEEYASARARYHAMLGVDGVMVLPTLGLLAPPHGKMNRQSLKPGVNGLFTAHTMGNYLDLPAIAVPAWKYRDAVTGLVPSVSLLCAPGAEARLFDAAGTVEAALN, translated from the coding sequence ATGACCCCATCGCACCGATCACCCGACGCCGTCACCCTGCTCGAACAATTGCGCGCGGGCGCCCTCACCGCCGAACAACTGGTGGGCCAGCACCTGCACACGCTGGCGCACGAGCAGCCGCGCCTGAACGCCGCCACCGGCATTTTCCACGATGCGGCGCTGGCCGAAGCGCGCCGGCTCGATTGCGAGGGCGACCGGTCGCTGCCGCTGTTCGGCCTGCCGTGCAGCGTGAAGGAGACCTTCGGCCTGGCCGGCCAGCAGGTCACGGCCGGCTCGCAGCGGATGGCGCCCGAACACCATGCGCAGGACGCCGAGATCGTGCGGCGGTTGAAGGCTGCCGGTGCGGTGGTGATCGCCCGCAGCAATGTGCCGGAACTGGCGATGACGGCCGAATCGACCAATCCCCGCTACGGCCGCACCAATAACCCGCTGGCGCCGGACCGGGTGGCGGGCGGCTCGAGCGGCGGCGAGGGCGCGCTGGTGGGGTCCGGCAGTTCGGTGTTCGGCGTGGGGTCGGACATCCTCGGATCGATCCGGATACCGGCCGCGTTCTGCGGCGTGGTGGGCTTCAAGCCGCATTCGGCGGCGGTCGATGACACCGGCACGTGGCCCACGGTGACCGGCAACACCCGCACCTGGCTGGGCCTGGGGCCGCTCACGCGCAGCGTGCGCGACGCCCGGCTGGTGTACAACGTGATCGCCCGGCGGCCGCTGGGGGCGGGCCGCAAAGCAGGCGGCGATTCCGGTGGCCGGCTGGTGGTGCCGGGCGGCTTTCCGATGACGATACAGGATGCCTGCATCGGCCAGGCGCTGGCGGCAGCGAGAAGCGCGCTGGTGGGCAGTGGCTACCGCGAGCAAGCGCAGGATTTTTCGCAAGTGCGCCACCTGTTCCTGCAAATCCCGAAAGTGATCCTCGACGACTTTTACGATACCTGGATCCGGCTGCTGTCCACGCCGGGCGCGGCGCCCTTCTCTCCGTGGCGCGAACTGGCAGCGCAACTGCTGCGCCGTCCCACCATCGACGACGGCCTGTTGACGTGGATGCTGATCGCGCCGCTGATGAAGCCACGTCGCCAGTCCACGGTGGCGCGCATCGCCGAAGAATACGCCAGCGCGCGGGCCCGCTACCACGCCATGCTGGGCGTTGACGGCGTGATGGTCCTGCCCACGCTGGGATTGCTGGCGCCGCCCCACGGCAAGATGAACCGGCAATCGCTCAAACCCGGCGTCAACGGCCTGTTTACCGCCCATACCATGGGCAACTACCTGGACCTGCCGGCCATCGCAGTCCCGGCCTGGAAGTACCGCGATGCCGTCACCGGCCTGGTGCCCAGCGTCTCGCTGCTGTGCGCGCCGGGGGCGGAAGCGCGCCTGTTCGACGCCGCCGGGACCGTCGAAGCCGCCCTCAACTGA
- a CDS encoding efflux transporter outer membrane subunit, giving the protein MKKVIAAQLVAIALAMLIAGCAAGPDFVAPAAPTVQRYTAQVLDGEAAQPEHTQRLAAGQEVPGRWWTSFGSEPLNALVAAALAANPDLQAAQAALQAARENAAAQQGLWWPDATLHVSPTRQRVADTLSSPTAAGANLYSLHTAQLNVGYSPDVFGGVRRQVEAAGAQVDVARYQGDAARLTLAANVVLAAISEAALRAQLGVTRELADLARRQLDATRAMQRAGQVGGADVAAQEAALAQVEAGVPPLEKQVALQRNLLAVLGGRMPADGPGAAVLDFDSLALAGTLPVSVPARLVEHRPDIRAAEAQLHAASAQVGVARAARLPNIALTATLGGSALDAGTLFKSGAGFWSIGADLVQPLFKGGALRHQQRAAEAAYTQASFQYRSVVLTAFQNVADALHAVDADARALRSADAAEQAARRSLGIAQRQWQLGALAYPAVLLAQQSWQQASVALIAARAARYADTVALFQALGGGWTDDLQVASAGRP; this is encoded by the coding sequence ATGAAAAAAGTGATTGCTGCCCAACTGGTCGCCATCGCGCTGGCCATGCTGATCGCCGGCTGCGCCGCCGGTCCCGACTTCGTCGCCCCGGCCGCACCCACGGTGCAGCGCTACACGGCGCAAGTACTCGACGGCGAAGCCGCGCAGCCCGAGCATACTCAAAGACTGGCGGCAGGCCAGGAGGTGCCGGGGCGCTGGTGGACCAGCTTCGGCTCGGAACCGCTCAATGCGCTGGTGGCAGCAGCATTGGCCGCCAACCCGGACTTGCAGGCCGCGCAGGCGGCGTTGCAGGCCGCGCGCGAAAACGCCGCCGCCCAGCAAGGACTGTGGTGGCCGGACGCCACGCTGCACGTATCGCCCACGCGCCAGCGCGTCGCCGATACGCTGTCGAGCCCCACGGCTGCTGGCGCCAACCTGTATTCGCTGCACACGGCGCAACTGAACGTGGGGTACTCGCCCGACGTGTTCGGAGGCGTGCGGCGGCAGGTGGAGGCGGCCGGCGCCCAGGTGGACGTGGCGCGCTACCAGGGCGATGCCGCGCGCCTGACGCTGGCGGCCAACGTGGTGCTGGCCGCCATCAGCGAGGCGGCGCTGCGCGCCCAGCTCGGCGTCACGCGCGAGCTGGCGGACCTGGCCCGGCGCCAGCTCGATGCCACACGCGCCATGCAGCGCGCCGGCCAGGTTGGCGGCGCCGACGTGGCGGCGCAGGAGGCGGCGCTGGCGCAGGTGGAGGCCGGCGTGCCGCCGCTGGAAAAGCAGGTGGCCCTGCAGCGCAACCTGCTGGCGGTGCTGGGCGGGCGCATGCCGGCCGACGGCCCCGGCGCCGCTGTGCTGGACTTCGACAGCCTGGCCCTGGCCGGCACGCTGCCGGTGAGCGTGCCGGCGCGTCTGGTGGAACACCGGCCCGACATCCGCGCCGCCGAAGCGCAGCTGCACGCGGCCAGCGCCCAGGTGGGCGTGGCCAGGGCCGCGCGCCTGCCCAATATCGCCTTGACCGCCACGCTGGGCGGTTCGGCGCTCGATGCCGGCACGCTGTTCAAATCGGGGGCGGGGTTCTGGAGCATCGGCGCGGACCTGGTGCAGCCGCTGTTCAAGGGCGGCGCCTTGCGGCACCAGCAGCGCGCGGCGGAGGCGGCGTACACCCAGGCGTCGTTCCAGTATCGCAGCGTGGTGCTCACCGCTTTCCAGAACGTGGCCGACGCGCTGCACGCGGTAGATGCCGATGCGCGCGCGCTGCGCAGTGCGGACGCCGCCGAGCAGGCCGCGCGCCGCAGTCTCGGCATCGCCCAGCGCCAGTGGCAACTGGGGGCGCTGGCCTACCCGGCGGTGCTGCTGGCGCAGCAGTCGTGGCAGCAGGCCAGCGTGGCGTTGATCGCCGCCCGCGCCGCGCGGTACGCGGACACGGTGGCGCTGTTCCAGGCGCTGGGCGGCGGCTGGACCGATGATCTCCAGGTCGCTAGCGCTGGCCGTCCCTGA
- a CDS encoding response regulator transcription factor, producing MHILLVEDDHKAARLLARGLEEEGFRVQVAHGAHEATTPAGFDLAILDWMMPGKDGVTLCAQWRQAGHELPVLMLTARDAVADRITGLNTGADDYLTKPFVFEELLARVRALLRRFDRAQPAVLKVADLALDARTRTATRAGASFALTAKEYALLDLLMRHAGAVVTRLQLAEQVWHADLIAIDNLIDVHIKNLRRKVDTPGAVPLIETVRGRGFRLASQADIGDA from the coding sequence ATGCACATCCTGTTGGTAGAAGACGATCACAAAGCGGCGCGGCTGCTGGCGCGCGGCCTGGAGGAAGAAGGCTTCCGGGTGCAGGTCGCGCACGGCGCTCACGAAGCGACCACGCCGGCCGGCTTCGACCTGGCCATCCTCGACTGGATGATGCCGGGGAAGGACGGCGTGACCCTGTGCGCGCAATGGCGGCAAGCCGGCCACGAGTTGCCGGTGCTGATGCTCACCGCGCGCGACGCCGTGGCCGACCGCATCACCGGCCTTAATACCGGCGCCGACGACTACCTGACCAAACCGTTCGTGTTCGAGGAACTGCTGGCGCGGGTGCGCGCGCTGCTGCGCCGCTTCGACCGCGCGCAGCCGGCCGTGCTGAAAGTGGCCGACCTGGCGCTCGATGCGCGCACCCGCACGGCCACCCGCGCCGGCGCCAGCTTCGCCCTCACGGCCAAGGAATATGCCCTGCTCGACCTGCTGATGCGCCATGCCGGCGCCGTCGTCACCCGCCTGCAACTGGCCGAGCAGGTATGGCACGCGGACCTGATCGCCATCGACAACCTGATCGACGTCCACATCAAGAACCTGCGCCGCAAGGTCGATACGCCCGGCGCCGTGCCGCTGATCGAGACCGTGCGCGGGCGCGGCTTCCGGCTGGCCTCGCAGGCGGACATTGGCGATGCTTAG
- a CDS encoding efflux RND transporter permease subunit, with protein sequence MIDRIVHLCFKKRGIVALIFLLATLYGAWCWTELPLEAYPDIADTTSQVVTQVNGLAAEEVEQQITIPLEREIMGTPGMHVMRSKSTFGLSLITVVFEDGAEDYWSRQRLQERIAGVALPYGAQPSLDPLTSPIGEIYRYTLESKSRSLRELSELQRWTVVPRLKQASGVVDVTNFGGVTTQFLIEFDPARLSKYSLSLAQITAAISANNANAGGSILTRGEQGMVVRGVGLIRSLDDLGNIVVAQKGGVPVLIKDLGTVTLGQQERHGILGKDHVSDTVSGIVLLLKNQNPSRVIAGVHEAVADLNDHLLPKDVKVVEYMDRSSLVEATVHTVGKTLIEGVVLVTLVLVLFLGSVRAALIAAAAIPVSLMTAFILMHHFKVPANLLSLGAIDFGIIVDGAIFVLEAILRRREEQPEGLLDEGEALAATSQVMKPTLFGMLVIMVAYLPLFAFQRIEYKLFSPMAFAVGFALLGALLMTMMVIPGLAHWAFRKPRKIFHNPLLGWLMPRYEALLQRLVGKSRLVLALAGATLAAVVLLGGAVGRDFLPALDEGSIWLQVTLPPGISLDKATRMADALRDATLKEPQVAHVVTQLGRNDEGTDPFTPSHIECAVTLKPYDQWPFGMAKQDLVDRLAARYRDLPGTDVGFSQPMIDGVLDKLAGAHSDLVVKVYGDDFQQTRKLAGAVEQLLRTVPGAQDVIIDQEPPLPQLRIDVDRAAAARLGINVADVMALIQTGIGGSPVAQVYVGDRSYDVAARFAGAARSDPQAIGNLVLTSPNGAHVALSQVAHIGMAQGETTITREMNRRHLTVRTNLRGRDLSSFLAEAQGRIAREIPYDHARYQVTWGGQFENQQRAEARLAVIVPAVLALMFVMLFSAFGNLRQPGLILLVVPLSLLGGLVALQFRGMTLNVSSAVGFIALFGVAVLNAVVMLSNLNRWRVLLPDDLRAAVIKGASERVRPVLTTATVAALGLVPAALAHGLGSDVQRPLATVVVGGLVTATALTLVLLPALYYLIEQRMKKEAA encoded by the coding sequence ATGATTGACCGCATCGTCCACCTGTGTTTCAAAAAGCGCGGCATCGTCGCGCTGATTTTCCTGCTCGCCACCCTGTATGGCGCCTGGTGCTGGACCGAACTGCCGCTCGAAGCCTATCCCGATATCGCCGACACCACGTCGCAAGTGGTCACCCAGGTCAACGGCCTGGCCGCCGAGGAGGTCGAGCAGCAGATCACGATACCGCTCGAGCGCGAAATCATGGGCACGCCCGGCATGCACGTGATGCGCTCGAAGTCCACCTTCGGGCTGTCCCTGATCACCGTGGTGTTCGAGGACGGCGCCGAAGACTACTGGTCGCGCCAGCGCCTGCAGGAGCGCATTGCCGGCGTCGCGCTGCCGTACGGCGCCCAGCCGTCGCTCGATCCGCTGACGTCGCCGATCGGCGAGATTTACCGCTACACGCTGGAGTCGAAGTCGCGCAGCCTGCGCGAGCTGTCCGAATTGCAGCGCTGGACCGTAGTGCCGCGCCTGAAGCAGGCGTCCGGCGTGGTCGATGTGACGAATTTTGGCGGCGTGACCACCCAGTTCCTGATCGAATTCGATCCGGCCAGGTTGAGCAAGTACAGCCTGTCGCTGGCACAGATTACCGCAGCGATATCGGCCAACAACGCCAACGCCGGCGGCAGCATTCTCACGCGCGGCGAGCAGGGCATGGTCGTGCGCGGCGTGGGCCTGATCCGCAGCCTCGACGACCTGGGCAATATCGTGGTGGCGCAAAAGGGCGGCGTGCCGGTGCTGATCAAGGACCTGGGCACGGTCACGCTGGGCCAGCAGGAACGCCACGGCATCCTGGGCAAGGACCATGTGTCGGATACCGTCTCGGGCATCGTGCTGCTGTTGAAAAACCAGAACCCGTCGCGCGTGATCGCCGGCGTGCACGAAGCAGTGGCCGACCTGAACGACCACCTGCTGCCCAAGGATGTGAAAGTGGTGGAGTACATGGACCGCAGTTCGCTGGTGGAAGCGACCGTGCACACGGTCGGCAAAACGCTGATCGAAGGCGTGGTGCTGGTCACCTTGGTGCTGGTGCTGTTCCTGGGCAGCGTGCGCGCAGCGCTGATCGCGGCCGCCGCCATTCCCGTATCGCTGATGACGGCCTTCATCCTGATGCACCACTTCAAGGTGCCCGCCAACCTGCTGTCGCTGGGCGCGATCGACTTCGGCATCATTGTCGATGGCGCCATCTTCGTGCTGGAGGCGATCCTGCGCCGGCGCGAAGAGCAGCCGGAAGGACTGCTGGACGAGGGCGAAGCGCTGGCCGCCACCAGCCAGGTGATGAAGCCCACGCTGTTTGGCATGCTGGTGATCATGGTGGCGTACCTGCCGCTGTTCGCGTTCCAGCGCATCGAGTACAAGCTGTTCTCGCCGATGGCGTTCGCGGTAGGATTTGCCTTGCTGGGCGCCTTGCTGATGACGATGATGGTGATCCCGGGCCTGGCCCACTGGGCCTTTCGCAAGCCGCGCAAGATTTTCCATAATCCGCTACTGGGATGGCTGATGCCGCGCTACGAAGCGCTGCTGCAACGGCTGGTCGGCAAATCCCGTCTGGTGCTGGCGCTGGCCGGCGCCACGCTGGCGGCAGTGGTGCTGTTGGGCGGCGCCGTCGGCCGGGACTTCCTGCCGGCGCTCGACGAAGGCTCAATCTGGCTGCAAGTGACGCTGCCGCCGGGAATATCGCTGGACAAGGCCACCCGCATGGCGGACGCCCTGCGCGACGCTACCCTCAAGGAGCCGCAGGTGGCGCACGTGGTCACGCAACTGGGCCGCAACGACGAGGGCACCGATCCGTTCACGCCATCGCACATCGAGTGCGCGGTCACGCTCAAGCCTTATGACCAGTGGCCGTTCGGCATGGCCAAGCAGGACCTGGTCGATCGGCTGGCTGCGCGTTACCGCGATCTGCCCGGCACCGACGTCGGCTTCTCGCAGCCGATGATTGACGGTGTGCTCGACAAGCTGGCCGGCGCCCACAGCGACCTGGTGGTCAAGGTGTATGGCGACGACTTCCAGCAGACCCGCAAGCTGGCCGGCGCCGTGGAACAGCTGCTGCGCACCGTGCCCGGTGCGCAGGACGTGATCATCGACCAGGAGCCGCCGCTGCCGCAGTTGCGCATCGATGTGGACCGCGCTGCCGCCGCGCGCCTGGGTATCAACGTGGCCGACGTGATGGCGCTGATCCAGACCGGCATCGGCGGCAGCCCGGTGGCGCAGGTGTACGTGGGCGACCGCAGCTACGACGTGGCCGCACGCTTTGCAGGCGCCGCCCGCAGCGATCCGCAGGCGATCGGCAACCTGGTGCTGACCAGCCCCAATGGCGCTCACGTGGCGTTGTCGCAAGTGGCCCATATCGGCATGGCGCAGGGCGAGACCACCATCACCCGCGAGATGAACCGCCGCCACCTGACCGTGCGCACCAATCTGCGCGGCCGCGACCTGTCGTCGTTTCTGGCCGAGGCGCAGGGCCGCATCGCGCGCGAGATTCCGTACGACCATGCGCGCTACCAGGTTACGTGGGGCGGGCAGTTCGAGAACCAGCAGCGCGCCGAGGCGCGCCTGGCGGTGATCGTGCCGGCGGTGCTGGCGCTGATGTTCGTGATGCTGTTCTCGGCCTTCGGCAACCTGCGCCAGCCGGGGTTGATCCTGCTGGTGGTGCCGCTCTCGCTGCTGGGTGGCCTGGTGGCGCTGCAATTTCGCGGCATGACCTTGAATGTGTCGTCGGCGGTGGGCTTTATCGCGCTGTTCGGCGTGGCGGTGCTCAACGCGGTGGTGATGTTATCGAATCTCAACCGCTGGCGCGTGCTGCTGCCGGACGACCTGCGCGCAGCCGTGATCAAGGGCGCCAGCGAGCGGGTGCGCCCGGTGCTCACCACCGCCACCGTGGCCGCGCTGGGCCTGGTGCCGGCGGCGCTGGCCCATGGCCTGGGCAGCGACGTCCAGCGCCCGCTGGCCACCGTGGTGGTGGGCGGCCTGGTGACCGCCACCGCGCTGACGCTGGTGCTGCTGCCGGCCCTGTATTACCTGATCGAACAACGTATGAAAAAGGAAGCCGCATGA
- a CDS encoding MFS transporter, translated as MPDISQASARPLGRQDYKTLSLAALGGALEFYDFIIFVFFATTIGALFFPPDMPDWMRLFQTFGIFAAGYVVRPLGGMVMAHFGDLLGRKKMFNLSILLMAVPTLLIGLLPTYASIGLAAPLLLLLLRVAQGAAVGGEVPGAWVFVSEHVPARHIGYACGTLTAGLTMGILLGSLMATGINSVFTPQQVLDYGWRLPFVLGGVFGLGAMYLRRWLHETPVFTELKQRKALAAELPLKAVLREHRSAVVLSMLLTWMLSAAIVVVILMTPTLLQKGYGFDARTALMANTAATLCLAVGCVVAGVLADRLGARRMLIGGALLLAVCTYVFYTTVKVRPDLLLPLYALLGFAVGVVGVVPSVMVRAFPAPVRFSGLSFSYNLAYAVFGGLTPVMVTLMLKVQPLAPAWYVMALCAVGIATALFVRDGQR; from the coding sequence ATGCCGGACATCTCTCAGGCAAGCGCGCGCCCGCTGGGCCGCCAGGACTACAAGACACTGTCGCTGGCCGCCCTCGGCGGCGCGCTGGAATTCTACGACTTCATCATCTTCGTGTTTTTCGCCACCACCATCGGCGCCCTGTTCTTCCCGCCCGATATGCCGGACTGGATGCGGCTGTTCCAGACCTTCGGCATTTTCGCCGCCGGCTACGTGGTCCGCCCGCTCGGCGGCATGGTGATGGCCCACTTCGGCGATCTGCTGGGCCGCAAAAAAATGTTCAACCTGTCGATCCTGCTAATGGCCGTGCCCACGCTGCTGATCGGTCTTTTGCCCACGTACGCCAGCATCGGCCTGGCCGCCCCGCTGCTATTGCTGCTGCTGCGCGTGGCGCAGGGCGCGGCGGTGGGCGGCGAAGTGCCGGGCGCCTGGGTGTTCGTGTCCGAGCACGTGCCGGCGCGCCATATCGGCTACGCGTGCGGCACGCTCACGGCAGGCCTCACCATGGGCATCCTGCTCGGCTCATTGATGGCCACCGGGATCAACAGCGTGTTCACGCCGCAGCAGGTGCTCGATTACGGCTGGCGCCTGCCCTTCGTGCTGGGCGGCGTGTTCGGCCTGGGCGCGATGTACCTGCGCCGCTGGCTGCACGAGACGCCCGTCTTCACCGAACTGAAACAGCGCAAGGCGCTGGCCGCCGAACTGCCGCTCAAGGCCGTGCTGCGCGAGCATCGTAGCGCGGTGGTGCTGTCGATGCTGCTCACCTGGATGCTGTCGGCCGCCATCGTGGTCGTGATCCTGATGACGCCCACCCTGCTGCAAAAGGGCTATGGCTTCGATGCCCGCACCGCGCTCATGGCCAACACGGCCGCCACCCTGTGCCTGGCCGTGGGCTGCGTGGTGGCCGGCGTGCTGGCCGACCGCCTGGGCGCGCGCCGCATGCTGATCGGCGGCGCGCTGCTGCTGGCCGTTTGCACCTACGTGTTTTACACCACGGTGAAGGTGCGCCCCGACCTGCTGCTGCCGCTGTATGCGCTGCTGGGCTTTGCGGTCGGCGTGGTGGGCGTGGTGCCGAGCGTGATGGTGCGGGCGTTCCCCGCGCCGGTGCGCTTCTCCGGCCTGTCGTTCTCGTACAACCTGGCCTACGCCGTGTTCGGCGGCCTCACCCCGGTGATGGTCACGCTGATGCTCAAGGTGCAGCCGCTGGCCCCGGCCTGGTACGTGATGGCGCTGTGCGCGGTGGGCATCGCCACCGCGTTGTTCGTCAGGGACGGCCAGCGCTAG